The following coding sequences are from one Dermacentor silvarum isolate Dsil-2018 chromosome 4, BIME_Dsil_1.4, whole genome shotgun sequence window:
- the LOC125945063 gene encoding uncharacterized protein LOC125945063 codes for MKARIEDRIVYSPHPNIDIPLCSFYALAKEKLLINPNKMALVSDLLSLTRAEVLAGMQRYAIGFRQNGMLPGDNVCIHLNNSVENLIAIYGCILAGATVFLASSLLTER; via the exons ATGAAGGCTCGCATCGAAGATCGCATCGTCTACTCACCACACCCAAACATCGATATCCCCTTGTGCTCGTTTTATGCCCTGGCAAAAGAAAAGCTGCTGATTAACCCCAACAAGATGGCGCTG GTAAGCGACCTACTCAGCCTGACACGTGCCGAAGTTCTGGCTGGCATGCAGCGCTATGCCATCGGTTTCCGACAGAATGGCATGCTTCCCGGAGACAATGTCTGCATTCACCTGAACAACAGCGTGGAAAATCTGATAGCCATTTACGGCTGCATCCTAGCGGGTGCGACAGTTTTCCTGGCCAGTTCCTTGCTCACCGAAA